The genome window CTGAAATGCCACAGATGGAAGCCCGCCATCTCCTCTCCCAAGGTAAGGGGAAGTGAATGTGAAGTGAGTGGCCTGGGCTCATTcaaggggctgcagcagagctggaaccACTGAGCCATGGGCCAGGGCTCTCTCTGTTAAGCTGTGTCACCTCTCTCTAAATTCAGCTCCTCCTGATCTGTGCCCTGACTActcattctctcttttttgtACCTTTCTCTCTCATGGGGAACCAGGGCTTATTCTCCTTTCCCTTGTACCAGTGAAATTCTTCTGATGATGAGGGAATTACTCCTGTTTACACAAGTCATGGAGAGAAGAATCAGACCCTGGCCTGATGAAGTCCAGATCTCTTGCCAGAGATTCCAGTTCTCCTTTTCCCTGGTATGACCTTTCTTATGCACATAGGTTTCCCGCTAGGAGAACGATGAACTGAAAGTGTTGCTCCTTTTCAGTCTTTCTGCTAACTTGActaatgaaataaaaggaaaagggatCCCCAGAGCAACATTAATTCTCTGCTTTCAACGGAGAATCAATAGACAAAGGAGGACGGGAGTTGCTCCACAGAAGAGATGAATTACATGGACCCCGAGGGGATTTAGGTGTAGAGAGAAGTCAGGCTTCTTTTCTGCCTGTaagggaggcagggaaggagagggcagGGCCCAAGATCAAGGATGGCTGGAGCAAGGATGGCCTGATCCTTCCAACTTAAAGGCATAAATAGGATGCACATGTTGGCACCCAACCTAGTCCTTCCCCCTCCTTAGACCCAGGTTTGATCCTGCAGTAGCCCCAAGCTGAATAAGCGGCCAGTGCTGTGGGAAGGGTCCAAGATGCCATGTCCCAGGAGGACATCTCTCCCAACTGTTACCTGCCTTGTGCTCTCTCTCCCCTGCCAGCACTTCTATGCTATGAGGATTTCTTTCAGCACTTTCTTATCGTTGACATGCTTGTACTTCTTATGTTTCCTCTTCTGTGCCGGCGGCCGGCGTACTCGCTGCCTCTGAGAGACAGCGGCTGTGGTGAACGATGGCGACAAGCCTGCCAAAACAGAGGAGAGAGTGTCTGTACGGCGAGGGGCAGCCGGCTCATGTTGAAATATCTTTCTCCACACACTGTCAACAAAGATCTCTGCAACAGGAGGGCCACAAGGCTTCTCTCTGTTCTTCTGTCCCTTGTCCTCTGTTCTCCACAGTCTCTGccctctcccttttcccaccaTGCCCTTCCCCTCACCTCTCACCTTCCCCTCCTTCATTTCCCTCATTTTCAGCCCCTTGCAGGCAGGCAGATATCCTGGGAAAGGTCCCTCGGCTGGTATAAACCAGCGAAGGCCCGTGGGATTCACTGGAGCTAAGTAGATTGAAACCAGTGGAgggctcttccctctctcctcagcCTCTCTTCTCATGCCTCCCTCCATTCTACTAATGTCAAGATCCTTACGTCTCTGTTCACGTGGCCCTGGACGGATGTTCCTGGGAGGTGGTCGGAACACGGCCTCACACCGACACTGCACATGGTCCTCCAAAGGCACAACAACTTTTTTGAATTTTGGCTTCCTCTGGACAAATTCGATCTTGTTTACCTGTTTGGAAGAGAGAAGCAAGCAAAAGATTAAtacagctgcagctcccactcTGTCAGCACTCTTCAGTACTGCCTTTCTTCCTAAAGGGTCAGAAGGCAGCGCACGAAGCATGGTTCAAATTTGGGGGTGGTGTGTATGGCAAATAATTCTGAACATACCAGCAGAGCAGACCTAGACTAGACAAGTTTGGATGTCTCTGGTTGGTTTCCCTGTTCCTAActgttgctgctgcttaagCAGGATGACTGGCTGATCACAGAGAGAAACATGGAGCATGCAGAACTGGCTAGCCTGTTTCTGACAGATGTGATGGTGGAGACCTGGGGGCAACCAGAACTAATTCCCACAGTGAATTACAGGAAgggcaaaaggagaaaaactcaGGCCCAATGCAAGCTAACATAgcttcaccagctctgctgaggcCTGTCTGAATTTGTCTCAAGCTCTTTAATAACTCGCAGGGCTGAAGCCCTCAGCTCTATGTTTTATGGGAAAGGCGGTGCTCTGGAAATTCCCTCGGACTCTCCACCAGTGCTGACTCAGAAGGAAGACACATTGCTCCACATCCCACCACAGGGCACAAGCCTTCTAGGGGGTCCTcccactccagcagcagccGGGCCTGACCCCACTCAGCTTATCTAACAAGACTGCAGTCCCTGAAGTGCTCCGCAAGCTATAAATACTCACTGTGCTGTGTGTCTGGGATGGAATTCCTCTAAACCCACTGCCCCCAGCAGCATCCCTCAGCCAGTGCTGAAGCAGCCAGGCTGTTTATCTTTCCTTGAAAGCCCACTCCACACACTTCAGACCACACGCTGCTCACTAGACAAACACTTCCAGCCAAACAATAGAGAGACCTCTGTCCTCAAAGAAACCATTTCCAGGTCACTTTTTCAGGCTGGCTTTTGACCTCTcgcttgtttttttccagaaaaacaacTCCTGCTCCCCCCTATTTTTCCCCTCATTCAGCCTGGCTTTTCTGAGAAAGGAATTTCCTGATGAAAAAGGCTGTGTGAATACAATCTCTCCCAGCCAACCTCTACTGCCTGCCCGGGGGAGTCTCTTGCAGCTCAGGCAGAGGATTAGTATGGGatgaacattatttttaaacaagctGTCTGGGAGGAAGCTGTGAGGAGATCACTGGTAGCTGTGAGGGGAGGATCAGAGCAAGAGGTTAGCTATCAGGTGTCTGCTGGCTGCCGTAGCAGGTCAGGAGGTAAGTGTTGGCTGAGAGGGAGAAGCTGCTTCAGTGCATCTTGGaaagaagctgcagcagcagtgggggcAAGGAGACTGACACTGCAAGCCCTCCTCTTGTTCCATCAAAAACAGTTCCTGTGAGGAAAGCGCCCCATTTCTTCTGCTCTAACGCAGCAGACAAGGCTGCCTTGAGCCACAGAAAGGCCCATGgcatggagctgcagctggggatGGTGCCCTGTAGCTCTGCATGGTGACAGTCCCCAGCTGCTGGACAGcaccagccctcccagcagctggcATGGACGTGACCCGTGCCAGTGTCTGCAGCGCTGCGTGGCCAATGCAGAGGTTGTGACAACAGAGGGGGTGCAAGGCAGGCAGCTGTGTGAGCCTTGCATCTGAGACCCGCTGTGGGCTTGGTTTTGGGGCATTGGGGTGGCAGTGggcggcaggaggagggagcagtgggaggCATCTCCCTTACCTGGACGTGCCGGACACGGATCTGTGTGGGGCGACACTGCACATTGCGGTTGTTGCAGCACCCGGAGCAGCGCTGCACCTCCACACAGGGTGGCCACACCACAAAGTTGGCGTTGGTGCTGTCCACCATGTTGCGGGAGATTTCAAAGACCACCTCCCGCGTCTTGCACTCCGCAAGGacagctgtctctgctgctgccagagcatCTGTGGAGGGCCAAGAGAAGAATGGGGGATGAAATGGGCTTTGCAGCTGTTaccatcccactgcagccaccTCTACTGGAAGAGAAAGACCCCGCATggctctcacacacacacatgttctttcttccttctcccacccctccagctccctccctgTACAGAGCCATGCCCGGTGGAGGAGGCCCCAGTAGAATAATTCTCACTGCAGCAGTACAGTCCTAGGCAGGACATGACACTTCTTTAGAGCCAATCAGTACCGGCAGGATTTAAAGCAGAGCAGCTTGCAGAGCTCCAGACTCcctctcctgccctcccagggtGTAACACCCAGCTCCTACTCAAGGCCCAGACCCTCattctcatctgtgtacacaTACACGCTCACTACAACCTCTACCCCTACATCTGTATCTCAGACACGCATCTGCACCCACCCATGGCTGCTAAGGTAAGTGCCCCAACAATCACAAGGTGCAAGACCCCCGACTCACCTAGGCTTCGTCGCTCTCGAGACAGGGCCACAGGGTTTTCACCAGGCTGACTTGCATTCAGGGTCAGGCTCGAGCTATCCTCCTCTGCAAAGGGAAAGACATGACCTTATAGTACCAGGTACACGCAGGAGAAGACAGCAGGCACTTGTGCTCAGATCATTAGGCAAAGTGCAGGGACATGGCATAAGCCACAGCCCCAGAATGTCACACTAGGTGTAAACCCACCAGCAAGgtcacagctgtgctggagcacaCTCTAGGTTTGCCCTTGGCTCAGACTGCACAGCTCAAAGCAACAAGCCTATCATGAAAGAGGTGTCCCACTCAGGTCAGGGGGAGGAAAACTCCAGCTCAAGAATGATAAGGCCCATGCCAGGGCTTTTTGATATCAGAGAGGAGTAGCAGAGGGATTCAGATCAGCCAGCTGAGACCAAGATACAGCAAGGAGGATCAAAGACCAAACGAGACCAGCAGAACATTTGGTATGTAACACTGAGGTGCCTTGCTGGGGTGGCTTGGGattgagagagctgggaggtgagAGGGCAGGTGAAGGAGGTGATGTGTGGGAGATGGGGTGCTTGCATTCTCCCTCCCACCACACCTCAGCTGCTCTAGGTTAGAGCAGTTTTATGacagaataacagaaaaatagttaaaattacttttcctctATACTACTCTTAGGTAAGTGGCAGGATCTGGAGGTGGTTCAGTCAGCGATGGGAGAGGAAGACTGATAGCATTCAGGCCAGCCCTGAGCGgttccctcccaccccactgcCTTTTCCCATAGGAAGTGCTGAATAGAGAAATGCCCATAATCCCCATGGAGCACTCCAACACGCAGCCACTCCTGAGCTCTGGACAATGGCTGCACTCGAAGATAGCTCCCACCCAGCCACAGCTCTTTCCTTCTCTGACCTGCTTTAGCAGCTGAAGGAAACTGAATGGACGTCAGCATCAAGGGAGCAATTTTCTTAAAGGGAATTTGGGGCCAGTGGAAGATCTCTGTTTATCAGATGCGTGGTGGAGCGGACTTCCCTTACCCATCATGTCCcattcctcttcctcagctctACCCTAGTGCAGCCCTCTTATAAGGGGGAGCAGAGACTTTGctctctgctcagctctgaagcagctgctgaaggatTTGGGATAGGTGCACAGAGGTAGGAATCGTATATGCCTGAGCAGTCAACATCTACACACGAGGTGGAGAGACAGATAGACATCCTTTAAAGCAGCTAGAGAGGTGTGATCAATTCTAGGTGCCATTTTCTCTCCCTGAGGCAGATGCCCAAAAGGAGAACTGGTTGATCATGCTGAAGAAGGGCCTGTAGTTCTTTTGGGACTGGAGAAGATGCCTGGATGACTGGCTTAGATGACACACCTGTTTTGCAGGCAGCCACAGTTAAGGGAGTTGACTCCCACTCTACACACCTCTGTTGTTGGGTCTACAGTAGTGTCTCAGGTCAGGAGAGCACTATCTCAGCTCATCTGCCTCCTGAAGCTGCCTCATTCTGGCTCCTTGTGCTCCTTGAGAAGCAGCTGTGGCACATACAGCGTGCACGGACAGCACGGGGAATAGCTCCAGACACTTTGGTATTATTTTGCTAACATACTAATTAGCAAATACTCTAATTCCACACAGGGCAAGCAAATTTCAGTGCCCCTCGGTGAGTGCCTAGGAGCAGATGAGAGCCACGGGGTGCAACAAAGAAACTGCTTCACAGCACCACTTTCTGTTTCCCTCACCAGCCTTTCCCATCTGAGACCTGAAGTGAAACCAGTGACTCAAAGCTCCACAGACTTCTCCCATACCTCTGGGCGTCTCAAGACAATGAGAGAAGCCCATTTTATTTCTTAGCCATGAGAGTGGTTAGTAACTGTGATAGAGATGTATCTGTTCCTTAGACACCAGGCCATGACAGACCGCACACATCTTCTCAGCCACTCCTTCCCCACCTGTCCATCCTGTGCCACCTGGCACTTTATCAAATGGGGGGGGGTGGGCTGCCCTTTGACCACAGGTTGAGTTGATGAGAGGACAgaaatggaggggaaaaatagCAACAACTGTTGACTGGAAAGGAATCTCCTATTGAAAACCAtgtccctccctcctccaggtTGTCCTTCTACACCCCAGGTCAGCACTGAAGACagttggggtgggggggaccAGCCTGGGACAATCCAGCACAGCTAATTTTGGAAGTTGCCCCATTGTGTGGCTCGTGGACAAGGAGGAGGGAACTGGTGAGGGCAGGGAGTGGCCCTGGCAGTGGTGGGGAGCCTCGTTGCCTCTTTCTAAGACAAACAATAGCTGAACACAGCTGGTGCCCTCCCCCTCGctttccccccctgcccctccagGGCCGTTTTGAAAGGCAGCGGGAATGCTTTTGAGACTGCGCCAGTGGTTGGACTGGCATAGGAAACAAAAGCAGGAAATTCTGTTCCCCCGTAGATAGTGTCTCGGCAAGGATTACAAAGCTCCAAACAGACAAAACACGAGAGAGAAGgcgagctgggggggctgggggacgaCGGGCGGGAGCAGGGTTAGAATAGAAAGGAATTTGCTCTGAAGAGACCGTTTATAAATAAATTCCTGGGCCAGCCCAGCCGCCGTGGCGCGTGCTCCAGTTCCCACACGTGCCAACCCCTCCACACTtcgctgctcctgctgctcactGCACTCAGCCCTGGCCAAGTGACCCTAAGGCACTGCAGCCCCCGGAGCTCTTATCTACGGGCAGAAGGTGAAGCGACGGTACCCTGACTTAGCCCCTGTCCCGCATCTCAACCCTGGACACGTGCTCTGCAGCCCTTATCCTAAGAGCCTGTGGGAGCCCATGGGGTTTTGTGGATGCTAAACCTGAAAACCCACtcagcccttccctcctctgtcACCCTATTCCCACCTCCCATTTTACCACCTCCTAAACTGATCCTTGTTCAGTTTAAGCCCTCCTGCCTGGGTGAAAAGTGCTGACCTCAGTTTCTTGGACTCACCTTGCCCATCTCCTATTATTTTTGTAAGCCAGTGACCCTTGTTAGACCAGTTAGTAGGAGATCTAGAAAGGCATCTAGTTGCCTTTAACTCCCACAAGTTCCAAGGGGACTAGGTGTGTAAATAGCCAGGTCTTGGCTCCTAAATGGTTCCTATATTTACAGTGAGGTCTGTTGATAGTGTACCTGCTGGAAAATGGAATATCCCTGCCCAACCCTCCAAAGACTTAAGAAAAAATAGAGGAGTGTTTGGTGAAGAGATTTACCTACGGAGTCTATCCGCAGGGCACGCTGGAGGTCACTGATGGAACGCACTGAGCCGCCACCCAAAATCTCATAAATGTCTTCGGGTATAGGGTCCCCctgacagatgaaaaaaaaagaaaagaaagggagaaacaaGCATTAGAGAGGTGATCTGCAAATACTGACTGTGTCATGGAGTAGGATGGGGGGAATCAAGCACAGAGGAGACACAACAGAACCAGCAAAATGCATAGACATGCATTGTCTTGCGTTGGCTTTTAAACCTTGAGGGCTTTATGCCTCATGAAGGCGCAAGCCTGAAACCTAAGCAAAAGCAAGAGAGTCCCTCTTGCTGTCTCTCACAAAGCTGTCTGGagactgaaaaagcaaaaaaataccCAGGCTGTGCACCAGAGCCCTGAACACTATGCAAGCAGCCAACAAGGCTTCCTTCTCCGGTGCTGTATGAGTTCTCCAGGTGGCTTCTcattcctgctgcctgcagtaaAGGCGTTTTAACAGACTTCCCTTATGCTATCAGATAAAACCTTCCCAATATTTCCCTCTGTTATGAAACTCCCTCACGGGCTTTGTCAGTTATCGTGTGTATGTGCGTGTGCGTGCGCGTGTTTTCAAACCACAGAGGCCCAATAATATACATCATTTGCATactcttttttaaagaaaaaaaaaggtgagggGTGGAGAGGAAGATTGACCTTCACAGCTGAGGCTGCTCTGGTATGAGCTCGCAGTGAAACCACAAAGACTACAGGGAAGTGGTGGGCTGAGGAGCTGATTTGGAGCAAAAAACATATGGGAGTTTGGTTGTCTCTGCATACAGcaccaaaaaaccctaaattaGCGGGTTTAGCAACATCAGACAATGGGCCAAATTCAGAGTTTGTGCAGGCAGGTGCGATGCCATCAGCATCTTGGGAATTTTACTCTGAGTGGGCCCCAGTGACAGCACTTAATAAGACTACAAAGGAGCGGTGTGGGAAAGCAAGTGCTGATTAAAACATACTTCCGAAAGACTAGAAAAAGAGATGGAGGAAAGTACTGGCCAAAGTGTTTGCTTTGCTCCCAGCTCTCTTCATTCAGGGCTACTCAAGcggaaaagctgctctttcagCTGGGTGCTGGATGGTATCTGAGCCACAGCCCTACATATGCCTCTGTAACTGAGAGGAGAACTTGGCTCGTGTGCTTGTGAAACACAGAGATtttcttgtgggtttttatGGTGGCATGTGTGTGGTCCTCTAGCGTGCAgccattctctccctgcctgtgtTCAGTGCAGAACACTTCCCTTCCGATCGGAGTTGAGAAAAACCACCAGGCAGGTGGCTAAACGTTGGCTTTAAAGCTTGAGGACTTTTGCATGGCTGACTGAGCCTGGCACTCTCTCACATGTGCCTGTCCCTTGGACACCCGCTGTTCACTTCTATAGCAGGGCAACAGGAGTAGTCCCTCCTCAGCCCTGCCAGACCACCCTCTAATACTATAGCTTAAACTAGGACACGGTGGCATGAAGGCTGCTGCAGCCCAAGTCATGGGGCAGAAACCTCAtgggagagctgcagagcagacaACACTAGTGTCCTAAACCTCTGCAGCCAGATCCCCCAGAGAGCTTGAGTCAGAACGAGCCTTCCTGCTCCGGTCCATTCCTGTCACTGTCACATCTCACCACAGATCTGGCTGTCCGCCTGCAGCAAAAAGCAGATTTTACATCCCCAGGCATTACTTCTTCGGTCTCTGAGGGAGAGGGAAACAGCATCAGTGATGAATGCACAGCAAGAGAGAGACTTGTATAATTCAGGGATCACTGAATAGCTGTGAAATGAAGATGCCTTCTGACAACTCCTGCTGCGTGAGGGAGAGGGGGACCAACAGCCCAGTGCCGGAGAGGTCCTGCAGCACTTCCCTGCCTTGTGCCACACACATTTACTGGAAAAGGGATCATTTGCAATTCCCAGTACTTGCAGTCAGAGCTCAGCGCTGGGTAGTGAAATTGCAGGCTTTTAATGTTTGCACCTGTCAGCTAAATGCATTTGTGTACAAATGCTGCTCTGCACGGATGCCCCTGGTCCTTCCTGACACTTAATACGTGTAGGAAATGGAACTTTATTTTAAACTCTGGCACTCACTGGGGGAGAGCGTGGGCAGGTGTTACAAGACTCGGGGACTTTGGAAGCGAGCTGGGAGGTGTCACCTTGTTATCTGAGCAGGGGAAACAGATACGAATCAGGGATTGCAAATGCAGGCCCTCAGGATTTCTGGGGACTGCCTGTAGGAATAAGCTCTactccctgctcacagcagcagtTTTAGATGCCAATTTTTTCTTGATGCAGATACTATCAGCATGGCTATGGTGTAACACCAGCCCACATGGCTCATAATCCTGTCCTCCTCCCCCATTTTTGTAAAGCAACTCTGCTAGTGACAACTGCAAGCCTGTGAAGCTCCTTCCTTTATCCCTGTGGTACAAAACCAAGTCCAAATCTGGCCTAAGAACAGCTACACAACCTGAGCTGCCATGCCTTGTCCTTGCTCCCTTTGGGGTCTGTCACTGGGAACAGCCATGCCTCTggttcccagccctgtgcctgagagGCTCTGAGATCGGGGCACCGCACACACCCAGGCTTGGGGCACTTGTGgggatgggacacagggaagcagaagtCCATCAGCCATGTCCGCCTGATCTCATGGGGTCAGAAGATGGAGGAGCATAGCAAGAGGTGGGATCCCCAACAGACTAGCCCAAGCAGCTGGTGCTTTTCCTGCTTAGCAGCTCCTCTGGAGTTATTTGTCTAACACAGGTTAACAGTCTCCCTTTTTAACTGTGCGGCAGATCAAAGAAGACTTTTGTCTCAATGGACTCTTGGCTGGCTGTCAAGTGCCCCAAGGCCTGGCCTCATATTCCTGCGAGGCCCTGAACTcttagaagaaagtaagtttgttcttccctccctccctctgccccccagcTCCTGACTCTTCCCTGAGCTGCAGGGGCACCCCCCAATCTACCAATCCCTTGGCAGGGACGTCCACTCCCCTTCTTGAGCTGGGTACTGGTGCTTGAAGGGCAAGCACCACAGCACACCTGACAGAAGCCAGCAGAGCAcctgggcaggggctctgcctgccctgcagctgccctgtgctgtggctgtgaTGCTGGGGTCTCTTGGCAGCTTTGCCTCTCTCCTTCCAGACATCCAGCAGCGCTGTTTGGCCACTGCAAAACGACATAGATGCAGCAACACCCTGCAAACAAGACATTCCCCTGTCCCTTCTCCCCACACATGCAATCCCCCAAAACCTGCCTCCTCCCTAACCCCACCACCTCTTGCCTCTGGAGTTTTCTGCCAACATATGCTTTTGAGAACCAGGGATGTTTGAAAGGTCCCCTTGCCATCACCTGCTGCCAAGGTGGTACAGGAAATATGCAGGACTGTGCTCCAGTCCTCCCTTGGGCAAGGGTTTCAGAGCCTTGCCTGAAAGTGAGTCTCTTGGTAGCACAGCAGGTAcggaggaggagggagcaaaGACTGTGCAACCAGCAGGGAAGGCAGACCCTCAGAGCTCAAAGAAACAAGGCAAGGATACTCCCAAGGTGAGGACTCCTCcagttcccttttctgtgctagtgtgtgtacacacaccCATGTGTGACTGCACACAGAAGGACAGAAGGGTAGCAGCAGTACCAATTTGGGAATGGCAGGGAAGCACCCAGCTATCCTCTCCTCTGCCCTGGAGAGGAGAACTTTCTGAGCACCTCCACACTGACCATGGCAAGGAATCTTGGCAGCAGAGTCTCGAATGATCAGCtaggcaaaaaaccccaaacaaacagcattttttaattCCCTCTGAAGCTGACGTGAGGACCCTGAGGGGAAACTCCACTGCATTCCCTAGCAGAGAGCAAGACCAGCAGCACCTGCCACCAGCCCTCCTCTGGCACAGGTCTTCCACCCTTCCAGCTTCATTCTGGGCTACAAGGGGACTCCAACATCCGCCTGCCAGAGGACCCCACAGCAGGCACAACCCTCATCACATCAGCCCCTTCCACGTGGGATGGAGGGTTATGTTTTCCCTCCTTAAAATAATCAAACAATGTTTGATCTAGCCCACGTTCCTAAAATACAGCCAGACCTGTATGAGAGGTCCTACCCACCCTTTTCCCATTTCAAGGGGGACTCCGCTGCTCCTCCACGCTCCCCCCACACGTCCCCTGCAAGGGCTGGAGGCATTTCcacccccagggctggctgtgtaCCGGCAGCACTGCAAACAGCTCAGAAACCCTGTCattctctcctgctgcttcacATCAGCTGATGGTGAGAGGGAGGCAGGGACGACTCGCCTGGCTCCTTCCACGAGCTcaccccagacatgtcatccATCCCAGCTTCCACTGCTTTGTCCTTGTCACTGCCTTATTCTAGGAAGACTATAGAAGAACGCTGgagcctggcagcaggaagaTGCAATGGGGACCTGGGCCGAGGTTATAAGCAAGCGCCCAGCCGCACCTCATTCCTtgggaattccagaaagcctgCCAGTGGGGCTTCACCCCAGCACAACCAAGATGGGCTCAGCCCATCTCTGTAAATGTTGCAAGGCAACTGTTATAACCCGCAGGGCAAATGCAAATAGGCTTAGCATCCTTGCTTCCCAACTGGCAAATACCTTCCCGCTGAGGCTTGTACTCCCTCTGGCTGGAAGAGCTCCAGGGCCCTCCAGCTCCAGGTGGGTGTGATCACAGAGGGAGAGGGACTCAGGAGGCTCCATCTCTTCCTTCAGGCCTCTACTGATCTGAGGAGCTACTGCTTCTCATGCACTTTCTCTGACAGGGCTGGGAAGAAGTGCAAGCTCCGTTCAGAGGACAATTATGGTTCAGCAGTCTGGTAGGAGCTCTGCTGTGTGTGCTTGGTGCAGAGGGTGCAACACACTGCCCTCAAAGTAGATGTGGGGACTGGCTGAAGGCAGAAGCATCTACCCGAGCAGAAATGTTCTTGGTTCTCTGGTCATACAATGACAAATATCACAATTCCTCCTATGAAACCTAGGGCCAGAATTCCCAAACTTTAACCCTACTAGTCTATCATAGAGCTGTGCAGTATTTCAGTGTGATTACAGCACTGAACAACAGCCCCCTGGGATCAGGCACTTCCACCTtcacccttccccagcaccaacCATAGCTGATGTTTCATGCTGCATGGGAGGAAGAGATCTGAGCCATCCACAGAGGAAATACCATCCTCTGCCCAAAACAAACATAACCACTGGGCAGCCCACAGCTTTAACTGCTTCCTTTTGTGGCTTGGGCAAGGGCAAAATGGGCCCATAGGGAGGTGACGTGATGCTTCGCACCCAACCTCTTCCTTGACACCCCACAAGGGGTGCACCCACTCCCCTGCCcaaaaatgaggaagaaaaagagagaaattatgCAAAGGGAGGAAAGTTTTGGTGGAAGGATGTGTCCTGCCCCTGACAACCAAGTTGCAGATCCAACCCACAGTTTTGCCATGAGCTGAAGTGGGAACCTAGCACTGTGTAGGAATGTTAGGGGCTTTCTGGTCCCCTCAATCTGCACACCATCAGATGATGAAACATGGTGACAGAGGCTAAGGATTTGGGGGCTTAAGGCTCCTTTTCCTCAGCCATGGCTTGGGATGAGGCTTCAGGGAAACTGAAGAGAGCTGGAATGTTCGTTCAAATCCACCACCTGGCCCCCACCCTCTGCCCAGCTTCCTCCTGAGCAGAGCATTCAGGATTGCAGGACAAGATCCTTGTGTGACTGTGGAAGCACAGCAGACACTCACCTCCTGCCTCTTCCCATCACCCTAGCTGTAGGCACGCCTTGCTGTACAACTGTGCCACTCCGTGTTGGTGCCTCTACCCACGCTGGCCCCTTCCTTGCCCCT of Pseudopipra pipra isolate bDixPip1 chromosome 5, bDixPip1.hap1, whole genome shotgun sequence contains these proteins:
- the PDGFB gene encoding platelet-derived growth factor subunit B, giving the protein MPEAGRPRGCLREALPCRGSPSMCPQSAGPGVGMNFGVVFAFILSLPLARMEGDPIPEDIYEILGGGSVRSISDLQRALRIDSVEEDSSSLTLNASQPGENPVALSRERRSLDALAAAETAVLAECKTREVVFEISRNMVDSTNANFVVWPPCVEVQRCSGCCNNRNVQCRPTQIRVRHVQVNKIEFVQRKPKFKKVVVPLEDHVQCRCEAVFRPPPRNIRPGPREQRRLSPSFTTAAVSQRQRVRRPPAQKRKHKKYKHVNDKKVLKEILIA